The Streptomyces sp. NBC_00435 nucleotide sequence GGTGGGTGGCGAAGTACCTCCGGGGCGCCCCGTGGGAGACCCCGGCCCGGCGGGCGATCTCGCGCAGCCCGAGCGCGGCGGTGCCCTCGGTCGTCACGAGCTCCACGCCGACGTCGATCAGCCGCTCGCGCAGCCCGCTGTCCTGGTCCATGGACACTGTCTACCAGCTGGGCGTAGACAGTGTCTATCTCCGTCCTTCCGGGATGATGGGGTGAGTACGGCCGGGCACGGCCGGGCGACGCGCCCGGCCCGGCCGAGGAGGAGGTGACCCGCCATGGCCGAGCACGCGCCGCGCGAGGCCGGTCCGTCGGCGGGCGGCCTGGACGAGGGCCGTCTGATGAAGGAGCTCGAGGCCATCCACCGTACGCGCCACGAGACCCTGCTCCACGGGTCGGACGACGCGCTGGTCACCCACACCCAGCGGATGGACGAGCTGGAGCGCGAGTACGTCCGCCGCCACCCGGAACGCGCCCAGACCCCGGGCCGCACCCGCTCCGGTGCCCGCGCCCGTTCGGGCGACGCGCCCGGGCAGGGCTGATCGCGCGGCGACCGGTCCGGTGTCCGGGCGGGCCGCTACTTCTCGGCGTGCTCGCCCAGCAGGAACAGCAGCCAGACGAAGCCGGCGAAGAGGTGCGTGCCGGCGATGTAGAAGAACGCGCGCAGCAGGACGCCGTTCTCCTTCCACTTCTCGTACTTGGCCGCCGCGGAGCGGGCCTGCTCCGAACCCTCGTTCTTGTCCGTCGTCACCCGAACAGGGTACGGGCAGGCCCGCGGGAGACGGACGGCTTGGAGGGTGCTGCGCTGCTCGGGTGTAGGGCGGGTTGCCCCCGGTCCCTTGATCGGTATCGGCGTGGATCAGATTTGCATCATGTGAGACAAATTTGTATCGTTTGATGCGAAGGAGGATCGCATGATGAACGAAGAAGAGCTGCTGGACGGCGCCGCACGCGTGCTCGCCGGCGATCACAGCGCCTCCATGGCGCACATCGCCGCAGGCATCGGCATCAGCCGCGCCACGCTGAGCCGCCGCTACCCGACCCGGGAAGCGCTGCTCAAAGCCGTCGCCGTCCGGGCCATCGACGTCGTCGACGGCTGCCTCGCCCCCGCCGACCTCCCCGGCACCGCCGGCGGCGCGGAGTTCGACGCCGCCCTGGAGCGGCTCGTCACCGGACTGCTGCCCGCCGCGCACCTGTACGGGTTCACCTCGCGCGACGCCACCGTGCTCGCCGATCCCGGGTTCAAGGCCGGCATCCAGCGCCAGGACCAGCGGGCCCTCGCCTTCCTCGCCCTCGGCCAGGGCCTCGGCCGGCTCCGCGTCGACCTGCCCGCGTACTGGATCTGGTACTCGCTCTGGGGGCTGCTCGACGCCGCCGCCGAGGGCGTCCGCGACGGCCACCTCGCCCGCCGTGACATCGGCCGGCTCGTCCTCGCCTCCTTCCTCAGCGGAACCCGGCCGACCCCCGCCGAGTGACCCCGCACCCCTCCCGCGTACGACCGTGAACGGAAACCCCATGCACACCCCCACGCAGGACCCGCGCCGCTGGATCGTGCTCGCGATCCTCTCCGGCAGTCTCCTGCTCATCTCGATGGACACCACGATCCTCAACGTGGCCTTCCCCTCGCTCGTCGGCGACCTCCAGCCGGGCGCCGTACAGCAGCTGTGGATCATTGACATCTACGCACTCGCCCTCTCCGGGCTGCTGGTGACCGCCGGCGCCCTCGGCGACCGCTGGGGCCGCAAGCGGCTGCTGATGGCGGGCTTCGGCATCTTCGCCCTCGCCTCGCTCATCGCCGTCTTCTCGACCGAGGCCTGGCACGTCATCGCGGCCCGCGCCCTGCTCGGCGTCGGCGGCGCCGCGATCATGCCGTCCACCCTGTCGATCCTGCGCAGCGTCTTCACCGATGCCAAGGAACGCGCCTTCGCCCTCGCGGTCTGGGCCGCCGTCTTCGGCGGCGGCATGGCCTTCGGCCCGGTCGTCGGCGGCCTGCTCGTCCAGGACTACGGTTGGCACTCCGCCTTCCTCCTCAACCTCCCCGTCGCCGCGGTCATCGTCGCGGCCGGCCTGCGCTACCTCCCCGAATCCCGCTCCCCGCGCTCCTCCGGCAAGTGGGACTGGTGGGGCGTCGGCCAGTCGATCGTCGGCATGCTCGCCCTCGCGGGCGGCATCAAGCAGCTCGGCAAGAGCGGTGTCGCCGACCCGCTGCCCTGGGCGCTGCTCGCCCTCGCGGCCGTCGCGCTGACCCTGTTCGTCCGCCGCCAGCTGCGCGTGGACAACCCGCTGCTCCAGGTCCGGCTCTTCACCAAGCCCGCCTTCAGCGTGGCCGCCACCGCGATCTTCCTGCCCATGGTGGGCATGGGCGCGATTCTGTTCCTGGTCACCCAGTGGTTCCAGTACGGCCAGGGCTACACCCCACTGGAGGCCGGCCTGCGCCTGCTGCCCGCCCCGCTCGCGCTGATCTGCGCCTCGATGGTCGCCCCGACCCTCATGCAGCGCTTCGCGATCCGGCACGTGCTCGGCGGCGGTCTGGTGGTCCTCGCCGCGGGCATGGCCCTGCCCTGGACCCTCCAGCAGTTCACCGGCCTCGGCTACCCCGCCTTCGCCGTGGCGCTGACCGTCATGGGCCTGGGAGCGGGCGTCGCCACCACGGTCGCCTCGGTCACCCTCATCTCCACGGCCCCGGCCGACGAGGTCTCCAGCGCCGCCGCCATCGAGGAGACCTGCTACGAACTCGGCTCGGCCATGGGCGTCGCCATCCTGGGCTCCACCGCCGCCGCGCTCTACCGCGGCAACCTCCCGGCCCTGGACCTGGACTCCACCACGCTGGCCGCCGTACGGGACTCAGTGGGCGAGGCCGCCCACACCGCCGAGCGGCTCGGCGGCACCGTCGGCCAGACCCTCCTCGACGTCGCCTCGCAGGCCTACACCCTCGCGATCACCCCGGCGTTCCTGCTGGCCGGCGCCCTCGCGGTCGCCGCGGCGGCGACCACCTGGACGCTGATCCCGCGGGACCTGCAGCCGACCGAGAACCACTAGGGCCTGTCGTCGTGCGGCAGACGGGAGTTCGACGACGGGCCCCAGCGGTCAGGTGCGGGTCGTACGGGGTCCGCGAGCCCCGTACGCCCACACCGCCCGCATCGGCTCGGGCAACGGCGACGGTCCGGCCAGCTCCAGCTGGGTCAGCAGGATGGTGGTGAGCCCCGTCGAGGGGACGATGTGCGCGGCCGTGCCGGTGCCGCCGATCCAGCCGTAGCGGCCCGGGACGTTCCACGGGTCGGTCGGCGTGACGTCGACCGAACCGCCGAACCCCCAGCCCTGGCCCTCCAGGAACAGCGAGGCGCCGTCCCGCTGGGCCGCGGTGAGGTGGTCGGTGTTCATCCGCCGCACCGAATCGGCCGAGAGCAGCGGGCCGCCCCCGTCGAGCAGCATCCGGGCGAAGGCGAACCAGTCGTCCGCCGTGGACACCAGCCCGCCGGCCCCGGACGGGAAGGCGGGCATGCTGCTCCACTGCCCGTCGGGGGCGTCGACGAGGTCGAGCCCCCCGTCCGCGCCGGCCCGGTAGCAGTGCGTGAACCGGCCCAGCTGCCCCGCCGGCACGGCGAAACCGGTGTCGGCCATCCCCAGCGGCTCGAAGATCCGCTCCGCCAGGAACTCGGGCAGCGAGCAGCCGGCGACCCGGGCGATCAGTACGCCCAGGATGTCCGAGCAGGCGTTGTACAGCCAGGCCTCGCCCGGCTGGTGCAGCATCGGGATCCGCGCCAGCGTCGCCATCCATTCGTCCGGCGCCGCGACGGCCCGCGGCTGCGGCGGACCTTGCCGCAGCTCGCCGAAGAGCGGCGCGACCGCCGGGAGCGAGAAGTCCGTGGGGAAGCCCCACCCGGCGCGGAAGGTCAGCAGGTCGGCCACGGTCACCGGCCGCGCCGCCGGGACCACGTCGTCCACCGGGCTCGAGGGCGTCCGTACGACCATCGGTTCGGCGATCTCCGGCAGCCAGGCCGCGACCGCGTCGTCGAGCGCGAAGCGGCCGTCCTCCACCAGCATCATGGTCGCCGCCGCCGTGACCGGTTTGGTCAGCGAGGCGATCCGGAAGATCGAGTCCCGGACCATGGGGACGTCGCCCGCGGCGTCCGCGCTGCCCACGGCCACCACCTCCGGCTCCGAGCCGTCGCCCCGGTCCACCAGGGCCACCGCTCCCGGCGGGGATCCGCCTTCCACACAAGGCTGAAGGATGTCGAGCAAACCGGTCACGAGCCCGCCTTTCCGGGAGTGCGTCCTACGGAGTCCCACAGGCCGCAGTGGTGTTCGGCCGCCGCGTCCACGGGGCGGATGCCGCCCGAGTCCGCCGGTGCCAGGGACAGTACGGCGGGGGAACGGGGCCACCAGGGGCCCGTCCCGGGGGTGTTCGGATCGCCGGCCGCCGCGAACCGGGTCCAGTATCCGGCCATCCGGTCCGCGAGCACCCGCTGAGCGGCGGTCAACGGGAGCCCGGTGTCGAAGAGGTAGGGCAGCTCGAACCCGTGCGCGGCCCCGTAGGGGAAACCCGCCAAGGGCGGCAGTCCGCTGAAGTCCGGCGCCTGCCGGTCGTCGAACCGGTAGTCGTACGTGGGCACGTGCCGCGCCAGCGCGCGGCTGTCCCGCAGCTGCGGGCAGACGAAGGAGGCGTCCGTCAGCACGGCGGCGAAGGTCAGCGCGGGCGTCGGGTGGGCCGTCACCGGATAGGCCGCCTCGATCCGGCCGGCCGTCGCCCCGAACGCGGCGCGCAGCCGGTCCCGGTAGGCCTGGGGGTCGGAGACCGGGTAGCCGGGCAGGGTCGGCCCGAGGAAGAGCCGCATCTCGTCGTGGTTCGAGCCCTGCACCACCGGGACCCGGTGGAACTCCCCGCGTTCCAGGGCCAGTCGGGGCTCGGTGGGAAGCAGATCGGTGCCGTAGGAGACGGGGGAGAAGCGCAGCATGAGCTCGGGGGTCGCCAGCACTGCGGGGGGCAGGCCGCGCAGGCACTCCAGCACGGCGTCGCCCGCCGTGTCGTCGGGGGACTGCTCGCAGCCGAGCCCGGCCGCGGCGGCGCTCCCCTCGGCCACGGTGCGGTGCTCCGGCGCGAAGGGCTCGTAGGCGCCCAGGGTGGGGAGCAAGGATCGCGGCGGGATCGTGAGGGAGCAGGAGCCGCTCTGCGCGATCGCCCGGTGGAAGAGGCCGGCGGAGGCCGGGGAGGTGAGGTGCAGGCAGACGCTGAGGGCGCCCGCCGACTCGCCGAAGACGGTGACGTTGCCCGGATCACCACCGAAGCGGGCGGCGTTCGCCCGCACCCAGCGCAGCGCGGCCTGCTGGTCGGCGAGCGCGAAGTCGGGGGCCCCGCCGAGGGCGGGATGCGCGAAGAGACCGAAGATCCCGAGGCGGTAGTTGACCGTGACGACCACGGCGCCACCTGCCGCGGCCAGCCGGCCCGGCCGGTACAGGTCCCCGGCGCCGTTCATGAATCCGCCGCCGTGGAACCAGACCATGACCGGCCGCCGCGCCCCGGGCCCGGGCGGCGCGGCCGCGGCCTTCGGGGCTGTGACGTTGAGGAAGAGGCAGTCCTCCGAACCGCTGGGTCCGCCCGGCCCGATCGCGGGAAGCTGCACACAACGGGCCCCGGGCGCGCCCGGGGCCCGTACGCCTGCCCACCGCGGCGCGGGCTCCGGAAGCCGCCACCGCAGCGGCCCGGTCGGCGCGGCGGCGTACGGGATGCCCTCGAAGGTCCGGTACCCGGTCGTCTCCCGCCCGCGCACCGCCCCCCGGTCGGTCTTCACCACGGGCCGGGAGCCGATGGCCGCGGGCCCCCCGGGATGCGGGGCGGCGGCCCCGGCCACCGGAGCGGCGGCGGCCCCGGCCAACGGCCCGGTGGCCAGCAGCAGGAGGGCGAGCAGCAGGGCCCTGCCGGCCGCCATCAGTGCTCCCTCGTGAGCACGCCCCGTACGAAGGCGGCCTGCCCCGCGTGCTGGAGGGAGTCGCCGATCACGCTGACCAGCCGCACCCCGACGGTCACGGGCGGGTCCCACCGTTCGTCCACGACCCGGTCCAGGTCGGTGGCGCCGAGCCCCCGCAGGAACCGCCCGGTCCGCTCGTGGACGGCGTCGTAGTACTCCAGCAGCAGCTCGCCGGAGTCGACCCGCACGGCGCCGGCCTGGCGCGCGGTGTGCCCGTAGCCCGTGGATCCGGCCGGCAGTGCCAGCCCGAAGCGCTCGCCCCACCCCTGCGCGTCCCAGACCTGTTCCCAGCCGGCCGCGTCCGCCACGTGGTCGTCCTGGATCCGGGTCAGGTGCCAGACGAGCCAGGTGATCGAGTTCGCGCCGGGATCGATCCGCTCGTTGAGCTGTGCGGCGTCCAGCCCGTCGACGGCCTCGTGCACCACGCCCTGGATCCGGCCGAACGCGTCGGCCAGTACCTCCGTACCCTTCATGCCCCCACCATGCCCATGACCGGTGGCGACCGTGCCCGCGGCGCCGCGGGGGACCCCCGTTTGCCCGCCCCGAATGGCGCAGCGCGGCCGGGTGCCGCTGAATGTAACAAAGCGTGCGCTTCCCATGACGCACGATGACCGGCGCGCGATGTGTAGACCCGCGCGTCGGCGAACGGAGCTTTCCATGAATGACCCGATCACGCTCGCCGCGACGGAGTACGAGGAGCCGCGCCGGCTCCCCGACACGACGGACGCCTGGCCACCGGCCCCGGACACGGGCACGGACCAGGCCCCCGACTTCGGCCCCGCCCCCCGGGGCGCCGACCCCCGGGGCGCCGACCCCCGGGGCGCCGACCCCACCACAAGGACCGACCCCACCACAAGGACCGCCTCCGACTTCGGTTCCGGACCCGACTCCGGTACCGGACCCGGGGCCGCGCCGGGCGTGGCCCCCGAGCCCGGCACCGGCCCCCGTCCCCCGTCCCGGGAGGGTGCCGCGCCCGTGCGCACCGTCCTGGAGACCGCCGCCACCGGCCGTTCGGTCCGCGAGGTCGCCGCACTGGTGAGCCTCCTCAAGGAATCCGGACAGGTGCCCAACCCCGGACACGCGGCGCTGCGCGCGGCCGCCGTGGCCCGACCCGTCCACGAAGTGCGTGACATGGTCACCCTGCTGGGCGAGCCCCCGCACGAGGTCGTCGAAGCCGACATCACGCTGCGGGCCGCCGCCCTCGGCCGGCCCATCGAGGACGTGGCCCTGCTGGTCAGCATCCTCGGGACCGGCGAGCAGCCCCCGTACGGAAGTCCCGGTCCCCGCACCACGGAACCGGGACCCGCGGCACGGACCGCCGCCCACCGGCCCCCGCCGGCCCCGGCCGGGGCCCGGGCGAGGTCCGGGAGCCCGGGCAACGGCCGGCTGCGCCACGTCCTGCGCTGGCCGGTGGCGCTCGCCCTGCTCCTCTGCGGTGCGCTGCACGTGCCCGCAGACCTGGAAGGCCTGGCCTCCGCGGAGCCCGGGGGACTGCTCGCCCTGGGCGTCACCCTGCTCTGCCTGACCGCCGGCGCGCTGCTGGCGGTACGGGACACGGCCGGTGCCTGGCGGGCCGGCGCGGTGGTCGCGCTGGGCGTCACCGCGCTCCACGTGGCCGGCGGCGTCGTCGGGTTCGACCCGCTCGGCGGCTCGGTCGGCGGCACCGTGGCGTGGGCGGGCGTCACCGCGGTGCTGTGCGCCGCGGCCGTCGCCGTACTCGCCGGCCTGGCCCTGCAGTACCGTCCGTCGGCCGGCCCGGCCGACGGAGCCTGACCCAGGCGTGGAGGGGGCCCGGGCATCCAGGCCGGGGCCCCCTCCACGCGGTTTCGCGGAGGGAGACAGCCGATGGACCCGGTGGCCGCGCTGGACCGCATCGCCTTCCTGCTGGAACGCTCCCAGGAGCCCACCTACCGCGTCCAGGCCTTCCGCACGGCCGCCGCCGCCCTCGGCCGGATGGGCGAGGGCGAGCTGGAGGAGCGGGTCGCGGCGGGCACCCTCGAGGCGGTCCGGGGCATCGGTCCCAAGACGGCCCAGGTCGTCCGCGAAGCCCTCGCCGGGACGATCCCCGAGTACCTCCAGCGGCTGGAGGACAAGGCCGCCGCACACCCCGAAGGCCCGCCGCCGAGCCCTGAGGCCCTCGCCCTGCGCGCCGCCCTGCGGGGCGATTGCCACATGCACTCCGACTGGTCGGACGGCGGCAGTCCCATCGAGTCCATGGGCCGGGCCGCGGCCGCCCTCGGGCACGAATGGGCGGTGCTCACCGACCACTCGCCGCGCCTGACCGTCGCCCGGGGGCTCTCGCCGGAGCGGCTGCGCGAACAACTGCGGACGGTCGCCGAACTCAACGCGACCTGGGCGCCGTTCCGGCTGCTCACCGGCATCGAGTGCGACATCCTCGCCGACGGGTCGCTGGATCAGGAGCCCGAACTCCTGGCCGAGGTGGACCTGGTGGTCGGCTCCGTCCACTCCAAGCTCCGGATGGACGCCGCCGCCATGACCCGGCGGATGGTCACGGCCGTACGCGATCCGCACCTGGACGTCCTCGGTCACTGCACCGGGCGGCTGGTGACCGGCAGGACCCGCCCGGAGTCGGAGTTCGACGCCGAAGCCGTCTTCGCGGCCTGCGCCGAGTCCGGCGCCGCGGTCGAGATCAACAGCCGGCCCGAGCGGCTCGACCCGCCGCGCCGCCTGCTGCGGCTCGCCGTGGCCGCGGGAACCCTCTTCGCGATCGACACCGACGCGCACGCCCCGGGCCAGCTCGACTGGCAGACCACCGGCTGCGAACGGGCCCTGGAATGCGGGGTGACGGCCGACCGGGTAGTCAACACCTGGACCGGGGCCGACCTCCTCAACTGGACCCGGACCCGCCGCCCGCCCCGGGCCCACCGGTCCCGCCGGCCTCCTCGGGCACCCGGGACGACGTGAGGGTGAACAGCGCCCCGTCCGGATCGCGCAGCGAGACCCACCGTGCGGTCCCGCTGGACCCGGGCTCCGACACCGTCCGCCCACCCAGCTCCTCGGCCGCCGTCACGGCAGCTTCCAGCGAGGGCACCCGGAAGTGCACGTGCCAGCGCGGCCGGGTGTACGGACTGTAGGAACCCGGCTCGACCGGGCCGCTGTCGAGGCGCGCCACCGGCTCCCCGCCCTGGCGCAGCACGACCTGGTCCTGCTCGTAGGAGACCTCGCAGCAGCCGGCCCGGCCGGTGGCCCACTCCAGGACCTCCCCGTAGAAGATCGCCGACTCGAAGGCGTCCCGGGTACGGAGCTCCAGCCAGGCCGGAGCGTCCCGGGAGCCCACCCGCCAGCCCGCCGACACCTGGCCCTCCCAGACCCCGAACACCGCCCCGTCCCGGTCCGCCACCAGCGCCGCGCGGCCCCCCGACTCGAAGGAGACCGGGCCCACCGCGACGGTGCCGCTGCGCTCCCGCACCCGGTCCGCCGCCACGTCGACGTCGTCGACGGCGAAGTACGGGGTCCAGGCCACGGGCACCGCGAGATCCCCGGCGAGCGCCCCGATCCCGGCCACCGCCGCCCCGTCGAGGTAGGCCACGGAGAAGGCCTCGCCGAGCCGCGCGGGCCGGAACCGCCAGCCCACGACCGCACCGTAGAACCGCTGGGCCGCGCCGAGATCGCGGGCCATCAGGCTCACCCAGCACGGCGCCCCGAAGACGTCCCTCGTCGAAATCTCCACCGTTTTGCTCCGCCCTTCACCGGGGCGCGGTCAGCGCGCCGTCCGAGCACAAGCAGTAGCGCCCCGGTCCCGGCACGGGCGCGCAGGCGCGCCACCGGCGTGCGGATATCCCCTTGGCGGCTCGCGGGAAGGGCTCCTATGGTTCGCCGAATGACGCTCATGGATTCACGGGACATCGACCGCGCGGTATCGCTCACCACCCGGGCACTGCGGGAGGTGGCGCACCTCGACTGGTCGGTCCCGGCCGCGGGGCTGGAATGGAGCTGCCACGACACCGTCGTCCACGTGGCCGAGGATTTCGTGGCCTACGCCGCCCAGCTCACGGTCCGGGCGGCCGACGGGTACGTCCCCCTGGAGATCCGGGCCGACGAGGACGCCACCCGGGCCGGCCTGATCGACATGATCACGGCGTCCGCCGGCTTCCTGTCCGCCGCCGTGGCCCTCGCGGAGCCCGGCGCCCGCGCGTGGCACCCGTACGGCAGGGCGGGCGCGGACGGCTTCGCCGCGATGGGCGCCGTGGAGACCCTGCTGCACACCCACGACGTGCTCGGCGGCCTCGGCGTCCACGGCTGGGAGCCCGGTCCCGAGCTCCCTGCCCGGATCCTGGGCCGGCTCTTCCCGCACCTCCCGCACGGGGACGACGCCTGGCGGACCCTGCTGTGGGCGACCGGCCGGGGCGAACTGCCCGGCCTGGCACGGCAGACGGCCTGGCGGTGGTACGCCGAACCCGTGGTGGCGGACCGCCTGCTGCTCTGCGAGATCAGCCCGATGGTGGGAGCCGACCTGCACGCGGGCGGCACGGGCGGTTTCGTCTGGGCGGAGGACGGCCCCGGCGAGGGTACGCGCGTCGCCGCCGGGATGGTGGCGAAGGCGCGCGCGGAGGGTACGTACCGGCCGGGCTGGGGTCCGTACGCGATCATCCGCGCGAGCGACCGGCGGGCTGGGCTTCCACGCGGCCCCGGACGCCGACGGCCGCGCCGAGTTGGGGTACGACCTCGTCCCCTCGGCGCGCGGCAACGGCTATGCCACCGAGGCGGTGCGGGCGCTGTCCGGCTGGGCGTTCGGGCAGCCGGGCCTCGGCGTGCTGGCGGCCACGGTGGACGACGGCAACGCTCCCTCGCACGCGGTGCTCCGGCGGGCCGGTTTCGCGGAGGCGGGCACCGGGGAAGGCAAGGTCCGGTACGCCCTGCGCCAGGGCTAGGGGCTGTCGCCCGTTCCCCGGCCGGCCCGGCCCGGCGCCACCCGCCCCGCGCGGCCGAACCGTCCGCGCGGCCGACCCGACCCGGAAAGCAGGTCCCGCCGTGGTGAGTTCCCAGGTCCCCGTGATCGATCTCGGCCCGTGGCGGTCCGGCGGACCCGAGGTGCGCCGCCGGACCGCCTCCCGCGTGGACGAAGCGCTCCAGGCGGCCGGATTCCTGCTGGTGACCGGGCACGGGGTGGACCCGGAGCTGCCCGGCCGGATCCGGGAGGCGGCGCGCACGTTCTTCCGGCTCCCGGCCGCCGCCAAGGCCCCGTACGCCGTGCCGGTCGGCGGCCGGGGCTGGCTCGGCCCGGGCGCCGAGGCCAACAGCTACGCGGAGGGCGCGCCGTCGCCGCCGGACCTCAAGGAGTCCTGGTCCTGCGCGGCCGAGGATCCGACCGGGATCGCGTCGGTGGACGCCGAGTGGTTCCGCCCCAACGCGTGGCCGGCCGAAGTGCCCGCGCTGCGCGGGCTGGTGGCGCAGTACCTCTCCGCGATGCGGGCCCTCTCCGACGAGCTGCTGGAGCTGCTGGCCGCCGCCCTGCGCCTGGAGACGGACCATTTCACGCGGCACACCGGCCACCCCACCTGGGGGTTCAACGTCAACTGGTACCCCGGCACCGAGCTCCTCGGCCCGCCCCTGCCGGGTCAGTTCCGCATCGGCGCCCACACCGACTTCGGCACCGTCACCGTCCTCGACCGCCAGCAGGGCGCGGGCGGGCTCCAGATCCACACCGACGCCGAGGGCTGGCAGGACGCCCCGTACGATCCGGCCGCGCTCACCGTGAACATCGGCGACCTGATGGCGCGCTGGACGGGCGACCGCTGGCGGGCCGGCCGCCACCGGGTACTGCCGCCGCCCGCCGACGCACCGGCCGAGGAGCTCATCTCGCTCGTCTACTTCTACGAGTGCGATCCGCACACCCGGGTGGAGTCGCTCCCCGCGCCCCTCGGCCGGATCGCGCACGACCCGGTCGACTCGCACACCTACCTGAGGGCGCAGCTCGACGCGATCACCGTCCCGGAGGCCTAGGGCCTGTCCGGAGCCCGCCGGGTGCCCCGTACGCGACCCGATTACCCGATGTCGGGCGCGTTCGGCAGGATGGGCGTCATGACCGAGATCCGTACCCCCCGCCTCATCCTCCGCCGCTGGTCCGAGGACGACCTCGTACCCCTGTCGGAGATCAACGCCGACTCGGAGGTGATGCGCTGGATCGGTGAGGGCGACACCCTCGACCTGGAGGAGACCGCCGAAACCATCGAGCGCTGGGAGGACGAGTGGGACGAGGAGGGCTTCGGGATCTTCGCCGTGGAGCTGCTGGCCTCCGGCGAGCTGATCGGCGCGGTCGGACTCTCCATGCCGTGGTGGCTGCCCGAGGTCCTGCCGGCGGCGGAGATCACTTGGCGGCTCGGCCGGTCCTTCTGGGGCCAGGGCTACGCCTCGGAGGCCGCGCACGCCACGCTGGAGTTCGCCCTCCAGGACCGGGGCCTGGACCGGGTCGTCGCCGTCAACCGGGCGGGCAACGACGAGTCCGAGAACGTGATCCGCAAGCTGGGCATGACGGCGGAGAAGGACATCACGCACCCGGGATCCGGTGCGCTGCTCAACATCCACGCGATCGACCTCACCGAGTACGAGGGCTGAGCGCTCCGGCCGCCCCCGGGGCGGGGCCCGGCGCATCGACCGATCGGCTGACCCGGGAGTCGGCCGGCGGGCGGAGCGGAGGAGCGGTCGCGCGCGGTGAGGATGGGTACGGGGGAGCGGGCGCACCACCGGCCCCGTCCCTGGACCGAGAGGGGCACCATGCCGGAGCACGACCACCCGCACCCGCGCCGCCGAGCGCGGGGGACCCGTACCGCCCTGGCGGCCCTTGCCGCAGCGCTGCTCCTCGGAGCCTGCGCCGACCCGGCCGCGCCGCCGGCCGCCGCCACCGCCGTGGCCGCGCCGCTCCCGACGGCCTCGGCCGCCCCCGGCGGTACCCTGCTGGTCGCCGACTTCGGGGCGGACACGGTGACCTTCGTGGATCCGGAGCGCGGCCCCGTGGGCTCGGTCCCGGTCGGCAGGGCCCCGTACGGCCTGGTGGTGGGAGCGGACGGCCGGGCCTGGGTGGCCACGGCCGAGGGCGTCGCCGTCGTGGACACCCGTACGCGCACCGGGCTCGCCCGGATCCCCTACCGCACCACCGGCACCGGGCCCGTCACCGGAGGCGAGTACCGGGGCGGCGGCATGGGCATCGCGCTCGCGCCCGACGGCTCCCGCGCCTACGTCGGGGTCAACGTCCCCGGGACCACCGGCGCCCTGGAGGTCATCGACACGGCGAGGGCCGAGGTCACGGCAGTGGTCCCGGTGGGCCGGCGCCCCTTCGACGTGGATGTGTCGCGCGACGGCTCCGAGGTCTACGTCACCGGGCACGACTCCTTCGACGTCACCGTGGTGCCCGCGGGATCGCTCACGCCGCGCCGCATCGAGGTGGCCCCGTACGGGACGGAGGGCGGTCTGGGCTCGTGGCTGAAACCGCACTACGCCGCCGTTCGGCCGGCGGACGGGAAGCTGCTGCTCCCCTTCGAGGGCGAGCGGCTCGCGGTGGTGGATCCGCGTACGGGCAGCACCACGGTGGAGGAGCTCACCGCCGACACCCACCAGCACGGGGTCACGGTCACCACCGACGGCCGGCTGCTGGTGGTCGGCACGGGCGCTGTGGAGCCGGGGAAGGGCAAGGGTCCGTCGCTCACGGTCCGTTCCCCGGGCGGCGCGGAGCGCGTGTACCCGCTGGACGGGCCGCACGAGGACGTGGCCGTGTCCCGGGACGGGCACACGGCCTACGTCACCGGGGGCTACACGCGCGACGGCTACTGGAACGGCATCACGGTCGTGGACCTCGACAGCGGAAGCA carries:
- a CDS encoding PHP domain-containing protein; translation: MDPVAALDRIAFLLERSQEPTYRVQAFRTAAAALGRMGEGELEERVAAGTLEAVRGIGPKTAQVVREALAGTIPEYLQRLEDKAAAHPEGPPPSPEALALRAALRGDCHMHSDWSDGGSPIESMGRAAAALGHEWAVLTDHSPRLTVARGLSPERLREQLRTVAELNATWAPFRLLTGIECDILADGSLDQEPELLAEVDLVVGSVHSKLRMDAAAMTRRMVTAVRDPHLDVLGHCTGRLVTGRTRPESEFDAEAVFAACAESGAAVEINSRPERLDPPRRLLRLAVAAGTLFAIDTDAHAPGQLDWQTTGCERALECGVTADRVVNTWTGADLLNWTRTRRPPRAHRSRRPPRAPGTT
- a CDS encoding VOC family protein, coding for MARDLGAAQRFYGAVVGWRFRPARLGEAFSVAYLDGAAVAGIGALAGDLAVPVAWTPYFAVDDVDVAADRVRERSGTVAVGPVSFESGGRAALVADRDGAVFGVWEGQVSAGWRVGSRDAPAWLELRTRDAFESAIFYGEVLEWATGRAGCCEVSYEQDQVVLRQGGEPVARLDSGPVEPGSYSPYTRPRWHVHFRVPSLEAAVTAAEELGGRTVSEPGSSGTARWVSLRDPDGALFTLTSSRVPEEAGGTGGPGAGGGSGSS
- a CDS encoding GNAT family N-acetyltransferase translates to MPGSWAGSSRTSRTGTTPGGPCCGRPAGANCPAWHGRRPGGGTPNPWWRTACCSARSARWWEPTCTRAARAVSSGRRTAPARVRASPPGWWRRRARRVRTGRAGVRTRSSARATGGLGFHAAPDADGRAELGYDLVPSARGNGYATEAVRALSGWAFGQPGLGVLAATVDDGNAPSHAVLRRAGFAEAGTGEGKVRYALRQG
- a CDS encoding isopenicillin N synthase family dioxygenase, with protein sequence MVSSQVPVIDLGPWRSGGPEVRRRTASRVDEALQAAGFLLVTGHGVDPELPGRIREAARTFFRLPAAAKAPYAVPVGGRGWLGPGAEANSYAEGAPSPPDLKESWSCAAEDPTGIASVDAEWFRPNAWPAEVPALRGLVAQYLSAMRALSDELLELLAAALRLETDHFTRHTGHPTWGFNVNWYPGTELLGPPLPGQFRIGAHTDFGTVTVLDRQQGAGGLQIHTDAEGWQDAPYDPAALTVNIGDLMARWTGDRWRAGRHRVLPPPADAPAEELISLVYFYECDPHTRVESLPAPLGRIAHDPVDSHTYLRAQLDAITVPEA
- a CDS encoding GNAT family N-acetyltransferase, which codes for MTEIRTPRLILRRWSEDDLVPLSEINADSEVMRWIGEGDTLDLEETAETIERWEDEWDEEGFGIFAVELLASGELIGAVGLSMPWWLPEVLPAAEITWRLGRSFWGQGYASEAAHATLEFALQDRGLDRVVAVNRAGNDESENVIRKLGMTAEKDITHPGSGALLNIHAIDLTEYEG
- a CDS encoding YncE family protein; translated protein: MPEHDHPHPRRRARGTRTALAALAAALLLGACADPAAPPAAATAVAAPLPTASAAPGGTLLVADFGADTVTFVDPERGPVGSVPVGRAPYGLVVGADGRAWVATAEGVAVVDTRTRTGLARIPYRTTGTGPVTGGEYRGGGMGIALAPDGSRAYVGVNVPGTTGALEVIDTARAEVTAVVPVGRRPFDVDVSRDGSEVYVTGHDSFDVTVVPAGSLTPRRIEVAPYGTEGGLGSWLKPHYAAVRPADGKLLLPFEGERLAVVDPRTGSTTVEELTADTHQHGVTVTTDGRLLVVGTGAVEPGKGKGPSLTVRSPGGAERVYPLDGPHEDVAVSRDGHTAYVTGGYTRDGYWNGITVVDLDSGSSRRLAAGSRPLGIAVLG